In Euzebya rosea, a single window of DNA contains:
- the nirD gene encoding nitrite reductase small subunit NirD, whose amino-acid sequence MSPDLLVPDRPALDTVARGWAEVCPLDRIIPDTGVAVRIDGHPVAVFRLRDRDGVDRVLAVDHVDPFTDVAVLARGIVGDVEGEPIVASPLHKQRFSLLDGRCLDDPDVALTTYVTRIVDGVVLVARP is encoded by the coding sequence ATGAGTCCAGACCTGCTCGTCCCGGACCGACCGGCCCTCGACACGGTGGCCCGGGGGTGGGCCGAGGTGTGCCCCCTCGACCGGATCATCCCCGACACTGGCGTGGCCGTGCGCATCGACGGCCACCCCGTGGCGGTGTTCCGGCTCCGCGATCGCGACGGCGTGGACCGGGTGCTGGCCGTCGACCACGTCGATCCCTTCACCGACGTCGCCGTCCTGGCCCGCGGCATCGTCGGCGACGTCGAGGGTGAGCCGATCGTCGCCTCGCCCCTGCACAAGCAGCGGTTCTCCCTGCTCGACGGACGGTGCCTGGACGACCCCGACGTCGCGCTGACCACGTACGTGACCCGGATCGTCGACGGCGTCGTGCTGGTCGCTCGTCCCTGA
- a CDS encoding uroporphyrinogen-III synthase — protein sequence MESIVVAVTGTRRGQELADAFTRRGATVVHAPMLSGDHPAADDEIAVDTQLILDLQPQWIVATTGVGMRFWLESAARAGHHDELVALLQRTRCLARGAKAAGGLAGAGVKPVWTAPRETDATVAGWLAQHALAGDGVAVQLHGGHPRAYDVLAGKGMDVVSVLPYRTGPPTDMDRARDLVERLLAGEVDVIAFTSPGAVRNLVDVAESFGGDCAARLRSVVTTRTAIAAVGPVTAGTCEDLGLLVRMQPTRYRSMDLVREVESWIARQPHERSAHVTLDPSASAARVDDIVISLGKREYLVLATLSRRSGGVCRTEELLVSGWGHEAPDDPATVKHQVARLRRKLDGTSVGIQTVRGVGYRLVSAG from the coding sequence GTGGAATCCATCGTTGTTGCCGTGACGGGAACCCGTCGAGGCCAGGAGCTGGCAGACGCCTTCACCCGTCGCGGCGCCACCGTCGTGCACGCGCCGATGCTGTCGGGCGACCATCCGGCCGCCGACGACGAGATCGCCGTCGACACCCAGCTGATCCTCGACCTGCAGCCCCAGTGGATCGTGGCGACCACGGGTGTCGGCATGCGGTTCTGGTTGGAGTCCGCCGCACGCGCCGGCCACCACGACGAGCTCGTGGCGCTGCTGCAGCGCACCCGATGCCTTGCACGAGGGGCGAAGGCCGCCGGAGGCCTTGCCGGGGCCGGCGTCAAGCCGGTCTGGACCGCGCCGCGCGAGACCGACGCGACGGTCGCCGGGTGGCTGGCCCAGCACGCCCTCGCCGGTGACGGGGTGGCCGTGCAGCTGCACGGCGGGCACCCCCGGGCCTACGACGTCCTGGCCGGCAAGGGGATGGACGTCGTGTCGGTGCTGCCGTACCGCACCGGCCCACCGACCGACATGGACCGTGCCCGCGACCTGGTCGAGCGGTTGCTGGCAGGCGAAGTCGACGTGATCGCCTTCACCTCGCCCGGCGCGGTTCGCAACCTCGTCGACGTCGCGGAGTCCTTCGGGGGCGACTGCGCGGCCCGACTGCGGTCGGTCGTGACCACGCGGACCGCCATCGCGGCGGTCGGCCCGGTGACGGCCGGCACGTGCGAGGACCTCGGGTTGCTCGTGCGGATGCAGCCGACGCGGTACCGGTCGATGGACCTCGTCCGGGAGGTGGAGTCCTGGATCGCCCGACAGCCCCACGAACGGTCGGCACACGTCACCCTGGACCCGTCGGCGTCGGCAGCTCGGGTCGACGACATCGTGATCTCCCTCGGCAAGCGGGAGTACCTGGTGCTGGCCACGCTGTCACGCCGATCGGGCGGGGTGTGCCGCACCGAGGAGCTGCTCGTGTCGGGATGGGGCCACGAGGCCCCCGACGACCCGGCCACCGTCAAGCACCAGGTCGCACGGCTGCGCCGCAAGCTCGACGGCACGTCGGTGGGGATCCAGACCGTGCGTGGCGTCGGCTATCGCCTGGTCAGCGCCGGCTGA
- a CDS encoding heme NO-binding domain-containing protein gives MKGIIFNIAERVVTDRWGAETWDLLLDRAGLVGAYSALGTYPDEQLVAIVEAAADALEVSVADVLRVVGRDGFVHLAGRYPDITARFTSAREVLLDLDGVIHPQVKALNPEAIVPEFEAARDGDTVVLRYTSRRGLCHLAEGLAAGAADTHGETVTITQPSCRLVGDDACILHITFITPDGDG, from the coding sequence ATGAAGGGCATCATCTTCAACATCGCCGAGCGGGTCGTCACCGACCGCTGGGGCGCCGAGACATGGGACCTCCTGCTGGATCGCGCCGGCCTGGTCGGCGCCTACTCCGCCCTGGGCACCTACCCCGACGAGCAGCTCGTGGCGATCGTGGAGGCCGCCGCCGACGCCCTCGAGGTCTCGGTCGCCGACGTGCTGCGGGTCGTCGGCAGGGACGGGTTCGTCCACCTGGCGGGGCGGTACCCCGACATCACCGCCCGGTTCACCTCGGCACGCGAGGTCCTGCTCGACCTCGACGGCGTCATCCACCCACAGGTCAAGGCGCTGAACCCCGAGGCGATCGTGCCCGAGTTCGAGGCGGCGCGGGACGGTGACACCGTCGTCCTGCGGTACACCTCGCGCCGCGGGCTGTGCCATCTCGCCGAGGGGCTGGCCGCCGGTGCCGCCGACACCCACGGGGAGACCGTCACCATCACCCAGCCGTCGTGCCGGCTGGTCGGGGACGATGCGTGCATCCTGCACATCACGTTCATCACCCCGGACGGCGACGGATGA
- a CDS encoding NADH:flavin oxidoreductase/NADH oxidase family protein → MSSVLAKPLVLPSGLTLPNRIVKAPMTENLADRRNQPTVRHERVYRRWAEGGAGMLVTGNLMVDRRYLERSRNIVADAHLDVDALRRVVAATGDVPLVAQLGHPGRQCTRYITTRPVAPSEVEAVALLGSFARPRALTAAEIGEVVAAFAASARRCREAGMDGVQVHAAHGYLLAQFLSPHTNRRTDEWGGDLAGRAKLLLEVVRACHEAAGDGFSVGVKLNSSDFRHGGFSEDDAAEVVSLLAAEDVDLLEISGGTYESPEMFGLADMSGVQESRVEQAEEGTRAFKEAYFAGFARRARTVAGDMPLLLTGGLRTREAMESLVESGAVDAVGLGRPLAVDPELPTKLLDGAADGIELPSYSPPPLITAAGESEWYEAQIGRMGDGEDVDPSLNHVLAAGRYVVGEIVRGLTEGPRRRRLARTA, encoded by the coding sequence GTGTCCTCCGTCCTCGCCAAGCCGCTCGTGCTGCCCAGCGGCCTGACCCTGCCGAACCGCATCGTCAAGGCCCCGATGACGGAGAACCTCGCCGACCGGCGGAACCAGCCGACGGTGCGCCACGAGCGGGTCTACCGGCGCTGGGCCGAGGGCGGCGCCGGCATGCTGGTCACCGGCAACCTCATGGTCGACCGGCGCTATCTGGAACGCAGCCGCAACATCGTCGCCGACGCCCACCTCGACGTCGACGCCCTGCGACGGGTCGTCGCGGCCACCGGCGACGTGCCGCTCGTTGCCCAGCTCGGGCACCCCGGCCGTCAGTGCACGCGGTACATCACCACCCGGCCGGTCGCGCCCAGCGAGGTCGAGGCAGTGGCGCTGCTCGGCTCCTTCGCCAGGCCACGGGCGCTGACCGCGGCCGAGATCGGCGAGGTCGTTGCGGCGTTCGCGGCGTCCGCGCGGCGGTGTCGCGAGGCCGGGATGGATGGCGTGCAGGTCCACGCGGCGCACGGCTACCTTCTGGCGCAGTTCCTGTCGCCCCACACCAACCGCCGCACCGACGAGTGGGGAGGCGACCTGGCGGGCCGGGCGAAGCTGCTGCTCGAGGTGGTCCGGGCGTGCCACGAGGCGGCCGGTGACGGGTTCTCCGTCGGGGTGAAGCTCAACAGCTCCGACTTCCGCCACGGCGGGTTCAGCGAGGACGACGCCGCCGAGGTGGTCAGCCTGCTCGCCGCGGAGGACGTCGACCTGCTGGAGATCTCCGGCGGGACCTACGAGTCACCGGAGATGTTCGGGCTGGCGGACATGTCGGGGGTGCAGGAGTCCCGTGTCGAGCAGGCGGAGGAGGGCACCCGCGCGTTCAAGGAGGCCTACTTCGCCGGGTTCGCCCGCCGTGCCAGGACTGTCGCCGGGGACATGCCGCTGTTGCTGACCGGCGGCCTGCGGACACGGGAGGCCATGGAGTCACTCGTCGAGTCCGGTGCGGTGGACGCCGTCGGGCTGGGTCGTCCGCTGGCCGTCGACCCGGAGCTGCCGACGAAGCTGCTGGACGGCGCGGCCGACGGGATCGAGCTGCCGTCCTACAGCCCGCCGCCCCTGATCACCGCCGCTGGCGAGTCGGAGTGGTACGAGGCGCAGATCGGCCGCATGGGGGACGGCGAGGACGTCGACCCCTCCCTCAACCACGTGCTCGCCGCCGGCCGCTACGTGGTCGGCGAGATCGTGCGTGGCCTGACCGAGGGTCCCCGCCGTCGACGGCTGGCCCGGACCGCCTGA
- the nirB gene encoding nitrite reductase large subunit NirB has translation MQHTDTVTPPAPARAGRRSVVVAGNGMVGERFLAELARTGLLDHIDLAVIGEEHLPAYDRVHLSAYVEGATADELSMADPAIRARPNVTELLGRRVDAIDRDARTVTLDDGRSLGYDDLVLATGSRPFVPPIPGHDLPGCHVYRTIADLDGITADATHASRGVVIGGGLLGLEAANALRLLGLEVTVIEFAPRLMPRQLDQPASDALRARVEALGLTVRTDTATAAFRPGDDGRVARLEFTDGSVLDTDMVVFSAGIRARDELARAAGLDVGERGGVAVGPTLTSSDPHVHAIGECASVDGVVHGLVGPGYTMARVLAERLGGGDVTFRGADPSTQLKLLGVDVASFGDAMADTDGARVVVWDDPVGHVHRKLVVSADGTTLLGGILVGDASGYDRLLRLTLSGRPVDVPLAVLAAPTMEDAGTTAGELHDDDLVCTCNTVTKGQLCTAIRGDGDRPGLHTMPELAAATNAGTGCGSCTALCKRILDTEMAAAGLEVDTALCAHFPQTRQELYEIVRVAGFRTFAEVLAHSGTGTGCATCKPTIASILATITNEYVLDPSHAPLQDTNDRFLANIQKDGTYSVIPRVPGGEITPDKLMVIAGVAKEFDLYTKITGGQRIDLLGARLEQLPSIWRRLVDAGFESGHAYGKALRTVKSCVGRTWCRYGVQDSTTLAIELEERYRGLRSPHKIKMAVSGCSRECAEARGKDVGVIATENGWNLYVCGNGGMTPQHAVLLATDLSTADLVRTIDRFLAYYVRTADRLERTATWLNRIDGGIAHVRAVVVDDSLGLAEELESHMAHHVATYACEWKATLEDPARLAMFASYVDGDGPDTDLAWVRERDQRRPATAEERRLLPVVDLVGAQAVAHRTLDEGAIR, from the coding sequence ATGCAGCACACCGACACCGTGACACCTCCCGCACCGGCTCGAGCCGGGCGGCGTTCCGTCGTGGTCGCCGGCAACGGCATGGTCGGCGAGCGGTTCCTCGCCGAGCTCGCCCGCACCGGTCTGCTCGACCACATCGACCTCGCCGTCATCGGCGAGGAGCACCTGCCCGCCTACGACCGCGTGCACCTGTCGGCGTACGTCGAGGGAGCGACCGCCGACGAGCTCTCGATGGCTGACCCGGCGATCCGCGCACGTCCCAACGTCACCGAGCTCCTGGGACGCAGGGTCGACGCCATCGACCGCGACGCCCGCACCGTCACCCTCGACGACGGCCGCTCGCTCGGCTACGACGACCTCGTCCTCGCCACCGGGTCCCGCCCGTTCGTGCCGCCCATCCCCGGCCACGACCTGCCCGGCTGCCACGTCTACCGGACCATCGCCGACCTCGACGGCATCACCGCCGACGCGACGCACGCCTCCAGGGGGGTCGTCATCGGCGGCGGCCTGCTCGGCCTGGAAGCCGCCAACGCCCTGCGCCTGCTCGGCCTGGAGGTCACGGTGATCGAGTTCGCGCCCCGGCTGATGCCCCGACAGCTGGACCAGCCGGCCTCCGACGCCCTGCGGGCCCGGGTCGAGGCGCTGGGGCTGACCGTGCGCACCGACACGGCGACCGCGGCGTTCCGCCCCGGCGACGACGGGCGTGTCGCGCGGCTGGAGTTCACCGACGGCAGCGTGCTCGACACCGACATGGTCGTCTTCTCCGCCGGCATCCGGGCCCGCGACGAGCTGGCCCGCGCCGCCGGGCTGGACGTCGGCGAACGCGGCGGCGTCGCCGTCGGTCCGACCCTGACCTCCTCCGACCCCCACGTGCACGCCATCGGCGAGTGCGCGTCGGTCGACGGGGTCGTCCACGGCCTGGTCGGCCCGGGCTACACCATGGCCAGGGTCCTCGCGGAACGACTGGGAGGTGGTGACGTCACGTTCCGTGGCGCCGACCCGTCCACGCAGCTCAAGCTGCTCGGGGTCGACGTCGCCAGCTTCGGCGACGCGATGGCCGACACCGACGGCGCGCGCGTCGTGGTGTGGGACGACCCCGTCGGTCACGTCCACCGCAAGCTGGTGGTCTCCGCCGACGGGACGACCCTGCTGGGCGGCATCCTCGTCGGCGACGCGTCGGGCTACGACCGCCTGCTGCGGCTGACCCTGTCGGGGCGCCCCGTCGATGTCCCCCTCGCAGTCCTGGCTGCCCCGACGATGGAGGACGCCGGCACCACCGCCGGTGAGCTCCACGACGACGACCTGGTGTGCACCTGCAACACCGTCACCAAGGGGCAGCTCTGCACGGCCATCCGGGGCGACGGTGACCGGCCGGGCCTGCACACGATGCCCGAGCTCGCGGCCGCCACCAACGCCGGCACCGGCTGCGGCAGCTGCACCGCCCTGTGCAAGCGCATCCTCGACACCGAGATGGCGGCGGCGGGCCTGGAGGTCGACACCGCCCTGTGTGCGCACTTCCCCCAGACACGCCAGGAGCTCTACGAGATCGTCCGGGTCGCTGGCTTCCGCACCTTCGCGGAGGTGCTGGCCCACTCCGGGACCGGCACCGGGTGTGCGACCTGCAAGCCGACGATCGCCTCGATCCTTGCCACGATCACCAACGAGTACGTCCTCGACCCCTCGCACGCCCCGCTGCAGGACACCAACGACCGGTTCCTCGCCAACATCCAGAAGGACGGCACCTACTCAGTCATCCCCCGGGTACCCGGCGGCGAGATCACCCCCGACAAGCTGATGGTCATCGCCGGGGTCGCCAAGGAGTTCGACCTGTACACCAAGATCACCGGTGGCCAGCGGATCGACCTGCTCGGCGCACGCCTGGAGCAGCTTCCCTCCATCTGGCGACGGCTCGTCGACGCCGGCTTCGAGTCCGGCCATGCCTACGGCAAGGCCCTGCGAACGGTGAAGTCCTGCGTCGGCCGGACGTGGTGCCGCTACGGGGTGCAGGACTCCACGACCCTCGCCATCGAGCTGGAGGAGCGGTACCGGGGACTGCGGTCGCCCCACAAGATCAAGATGGCGGTCTCCGGCTGCTCACGAGAGTGCGCCGAGGCCCGGGGCAAGGACGTCGGGGTCATCGCCACCGAGAACGGCTGGAACCTCTACGTCTGCGGCAACGGCGGCATGACGCCGCAGCACGCCGTGCTGCTGGCCACCGACCTGTCGACGGCGGACCTGGTCCGCACCATCGACCGCTTCCTCGCCTACTACGTCCGCACCGCCGACCGGCTGGAACGGACCGCCACGTGGCTCAACCGCATCGACGGCGGCATCGCGCACGTTCGGGCGGTCGTGGTCGACGACTCCCTCGGGCTGGCCGAGGAGCTGGAGTCGCACATGGCCCATCACGTCGCCACCTACGCCTGCGAGTGGAAGGCCACGCTCGAGGATCCGGCGCGGCTGGCGATGTTCGCCAGCTACGTCGACGGCGACGGCCCCGACACCGACCTGGCCTGGGTCCGCGAACGCGACCAACGACGACCGGCCACCGCCGAGGAGCGACGGCTGCTGCCCGTCGTGGACCTCGTCGGCGCGCAGGCCGTCGCCCACCGCACCCTCGACGAAGGAGCGATCCGATGA
- a CDS encoding ATP-binding protein produces MDLDPLVIVGAAPVPWCLVDADGRILRANGAMEHLCDCPAEQLEGRPVGELVPEVDQRRLDEPGPGPEPWVVTGRLLVGGRRPHVTVTGAPVPTDDDQRVTILVLADVSDLVRATTEVDQLRRAALDLADQRIAMVATIAHELRSPLHAITGWTEMLAGTSLDPDQRDLLDSLDTAVHRLRQTVDEFLEISRLDAGEVPLRPTVLAIRELVDGIVARHRQRAAERGTDLLVHVDESVPATVHVDGYRLDQILTNLVANAVTHGAGGPVEISVDAVEATVRVVVRDHGKGVPEAYRDRVFEPFVRAPGAAAGGTGLGLPLVRSLAARLGGDIRLESPTNGGARFVLTLPLLSTTSATEVVDQPSRPGTEPTTSATVLVVEDNEMIQLLSAQQLRSLGHSPVVVGTGAEALHALVDRRLEVDLVLMDWQLPDLPGTEVCRRFREAERQQGRARTPVVALTANVMPDTRAACLAAGMDDFLPKPVSAAALGTTVGRWTADGAGPADVLPDVDVSRLFALGAGSAAVDEVIRTARGQLALLGDDLHLLGAAGTDPARLLHGHRIACEMLGLARLADTLRAIIDGGARDEGLHRRATADIDRATQRIDSLVQTTTRSTSGSIP; encoded by the coding sequence GTGGATCTCGACCCGCTCGTCATCGTTGGTGCCGCTCCGGTGCCCTGGTGCCTCGTCGACGCCGACGGCCGGATCCTGCGCGCCAACGGCGCCATGGAGCACCTGTGCGACTGTCCTGCCGAGCAGCTCGAGGGACGACCCGTCGGCGAGCTGGTCCCCGAGGTCGACCAGCGGCGGCTGGACGAGCCGGGTCCCGGACCCGAACCATGGGTGGTCACCGGACGGCTGCTGGTCGGAGGTCGACGGCCCCACGTGACGGTCACCGGTGCGCCGGTCCCCACCGACGACGACCAGCGGGTGACGATCCTCGTCCTCGCGGACGTCAGCGATCTGGTCCGGGCGACCACCGAGGTCGACCAGCTGCGACGGGCTGCGCTCGACCTTGCCGACCAGCGGATCGCGATGGTGGCCACCATCGCCCACGAGCTGCGTTCCCCGCTGCACGCCATCACGGGCTGGACCGAGATGCTGGCCGGCACCAGCCTGGACCCCGACCAGCGCGACCTGCTCGACAGCCTCGACACCGCCGTGCATCGCCTGCGTCAGACCGTCGACGAGTTCCTCGAGATCTCCCGGCTGGATGCCGGTGAAGTGCCGCTCCGGCCGACCGTCCTCGCCATCAGGGAGCTCGTGGACGGGATCGTGGCGCGTCACCGACAGCGTGCGGCCGAGCGCGGGACCGACCTGCTGGTCCACGTCGATGAGTCCGTCCCGGCGACGGTCCACGTGGACGGCTACCGGCTGGACCAGATCCTGACCAACCTGGTGGCCAACGCCGTCACCCATGGGGCCGGTGGCCCTGTGGAGATCAGCGTCGACGCGGTGGAGGCCACCGTGCGCGTGGTCGTCCGCGATCATGGCAAGGGCGTGCCGGAGGCGTACCGCGACCGGGTCTTCGAGCCCTTCGTCAGGGCACCCGGGGCAGCTGCGGGGGGCACCGGGTTGGGGCTGCCCCTGGTGCGATCGTTGGCGGCGCGGCTGGGCGGCGACATCCGCCTGGAGTCCCCGACGAACGGCGGGGCACGCTTCGTGCTGACCCTCCCGCTGCTGTCGACGACATCGGCGACCGAGGTGGTGGACCAACCGTCCCGGCCCGGCACGGAGCCGACCACGTCCGCCACCGTCCTCGTGGTGGAGGACAACGAGATGATCCAGCTGCTGTCGGCGCAGCAGCTGCGCAGCCTCGGCCACTCCCCCGTCGTGGTCGGCACCGGAGCCGAGGCGCTGCACGCGCTGGTGGACCGGCGCCTCGAGGTCGACCTCGTGCTGATGGACTGGCAGCTGCCGGACCTCCCGGGCACGGAGGTGTGCCGCCGGTTCCGGGAGGCCGAACGACAGCAGGGGCGAGCGCGGACCCCGGTCGTCGCGTTGACGGCCAACGTCATGCCGGACACGCGTGCCGCCTGCCTGGCCGCCGGCATGGACGACTTCCTCCCCAAGCCGGTATCGGCGGCGGCCCTCGGCACGACGGTCGGCCGCTGGACCGCCGACGGTGCGGGCCCGGCGGACGTGCTGCCCGACGTCGACGTGTCCCGACTGTTCGCCCTCGGGGCCGGCAGCGCGGCCGTCGACGAGGTCATCCGCACCGCACGGGGCCAGCTCGCGCTCCTGGGCGACGACCTCCACTTGCTGGGCGCCGCCGGGACCGACCCCGCGCGCCTGCTGCACGGACACCGCATCGCCTGCGAGATGCTCGGCCTGGCCCGCCTGGCCGACACCCTGCGCGCCATCATCGACGGGGGGGCTCGCGACGAGGGTCTGCATCGGCGGGCGACGGCCGACATCGACCGGGCCACGCAACGCATCGACAGCCTCGTGCAGACCACCACCCGTTCGACATCCGGGAGCATCCCATGA
- a CDS encoding sensor histidine kinase, whose amino-acid sequence MTDAETYRRRWERERLAREEAETIAERALADLYDANQALDARVREQTRDLTRALEEARRAGAARDEFLHQLAHRTGSPMHIVQGFVELVAAEVGPGRLASAAAAAVSATRRLGRGFEGMLELSQVVAGGFDPQPSTFRATDWTGNVLRRWLPEVAAAGRTMAVDPGADPTGTIEVDVHRLDQIIDPLVDNAIHHGRGRITVGVRVDDDRLHISVADEGEGPTADVADRMFVPFWSSTDDGFGVGLSLALVIAEGLGGHLHLDPATTHTCLHAVLPIHRPAPSDPGRLASVDMDVLHTLVRELPVEGLARRLVEAWVGGIEERRASLTSGEPTAITSAAHALISGARQLGLRDLADVAAEVEHGAVDRIPLLLAALDHAPTSLEAALAELETAPPG is encoded by the coding sequence ATGACCGACGCCGAGACCTACCGGCGGCGCTGGGAACGCGAACGCCTCGCTCGCGAGGAAGCCGAGACCATCGCCGAACGGGCGCTGGCCGACCTCTACGACGCGAACCAAGCGCTCGACGCACGTGTTCGGGAGCAGACCCGCGACCTGACCCGGGCACTCGAGGAGGCACGCCGCGCCGGTGCGGCGCGCGACGAGTTCCTGCACCAGCTCGCCCACCGCACCGGCAGCCCGATGCACATCGTGCAGGGCTTCGTCGAGCTGGTCGCCGCCGAGGTCGGGCCGGGCCGGCTGGCCTCGGCAGCGGCCGCGGCCGTGTCGGCCACCCGGCGCCTCGGCCGTGGGTTCGAGGGGATGCTGGAGCTGTCGCAGGTCGTCGCCGGCGGGTTCGACCCGCAGCCGTCCACGTTCCGCGCGACGGACTGGACCGGCAATGTCCTGCGGCGCTGGCTGCCCGAGGTGGCCGCGGCCGGACGCACCATGGCCGTGGACCCGGGCGCGGACCCGACGGGGACGATCGAGGTGGACGTCCACCGGCTCGACCAGATCATCGACCCCCTGGTCGACAACGCCATCCACCACGGTCGCGGGAGGATCACCGTCGGCGTGCGCGTGGACGACGACCGGTTGCACATCAGCGTCGCCGACGAGGGCGAGGGTCCCACCGCGGACGTCGCGGACCGGATGTTCGTGCCGTTCTGGTCCTCCACCGACGACGGCTTCGGCGTCGGGCTCAGCCTCGCGCTGGTGATCGCCGAGGGCCTCGGCGGCCACCTGCACCTCGATCCAGCCACCACCCACACCTGCCTGCACGCGGTCCTCCCCATCCATCGCCCGGCGCCGTCCGATCCGGGGCGGCTCGCCTCGGTGGACATGGACGTGCTGCACACCCTGGTGCGCGAGCTGCCGGTGGAGGGACTGGCCCGACGCCTGGTCGAGGCATGGGTCGGGGGGATCGAGGAACGTCGCGCGTCCCTGACGTCGGGTGAGCCAACGGCGATCACCAGCGCCGCCCACGCGCTGATCTCCGGCGCACGACAGCTCGGCCTCCGGGACCTCGCCGACGTGGCGGCCGAGGTCGAGCACGGCGCCGTCGATCGCATCCCCCTCCTGCTGGCCGCGCTCGACCATGCGCCCACGTCGCTCGAGGCCGCGCTGGCGGAGCTGGAGACGGCACCGCCGGGCTGA
- a CDS encoding NarK family nitrate/nitrite MFS transporter, with protein sequence MPQHPASSVPTRARLAALLSFSGRYRVLHLTWFAFFLSFVVWFNFAPFSATIGEELGLSREQLITIGLCNVALTVPARVLIGMALDRWGPRRVYASILVYAAFPCTLFAMATSFPMLVASRLALSIVGAGFVVGIRMVSEWFPPREMGTAEGVYGGWGNFGSAAAALVLPTVAVAAAGLGGWRLAVGTTGVLAGLYGLYYLAAVTDTPDGVAFARPRRQGALEVTSRAAVFGLLALNVPLVGILGLVAWRLMRVGFLSTPAFAVVLVVLAVALAAQSRSIVEVNAPALAGEYDPADRYPFRSVAVLSLAYAVTFGSELAVVSMLPTFFGDTFGLSAVAAGATASAFAFMNLAARPIGGLLSDVMGSRTRTLRVILLGLSAGYTLMALVGAAWPVAAAVAAAMFCSFFVQAGEGATYAIVPLVKKRVSGQISGIVGAYGNVGALVFLTLLLFAGPTVFFLTIGASAVVAAAAGRFLVEPTGSFDDVHADVVTARVDVTDGTPAPAVA encoded by the coding sequence ATGCCCCAACATCCCGCTTCATCGGTACCGACCCGTGCTCGTCTGGCGGCCCTGCTGTCGTTCAGCGGTCGCTACCGGGTCCTCCACCTCACCTGGTTCGCGTTCTTCCTGTCCTTCGTCGTCTGGTTCAACTTCGCGCCGTTCTCCGCCACGATCGGCGAGGAGCTGGGCCTGTCCCGTGAACAGCTGATCACCATCGGCCTGTGCAACGTGGCGCTCACCGTCCCCGCTCGCGTGCTGATCGGCATGGCGCTGGACCGGTGGGGGCCCCGCCGGGTGTACGCCTCGATCCTCGTGTACGCCGCGTTCCCCTGCACCCTGTTCGCGATGGCGACGTCGTTCCCGATGCTCGTCGCCAGCCGGCTGGCCCTGTCGATCGTCGGCGCCGGGTTCGTCGTCGGGATCCGCATGGTCAGCGAGTGGTTCCCCCCACGGGAGATGGGGACCGCCGAGGGGGTGTACGGCGGATGGGGGAACTTCGGGTCGGCCGCCGCAGCGCTGGTGCTGCCGACCGTCGCTGTCGCCGCGGCTGGCCTTGGCGGTTGGCGACTCGCCGTCGGCACCACCGGCGTGCTCGCAGGCCTCTACGGCCTGTACTACCTGGCCGCGGTGACCGACACGCCCGACGGGGTGGCGTTCGCCCGGCCACGCCGACAGGGCGCGCTGGAGGTCACGAGCCGCGCCGCCGTGTTCGGCCTGCTTGCCCTCAACGTCCCGCTGGTGGGCATCCTCGGCCTCGTCGCCTGGCGGCTGATGCGCGTCGGGTTCCTGTCGACACCGGCCTTCGCCGTCGTCCTCGTCGTGCTGGCCGTGGCGCTGGCTGCCCAGTCCCGCAGCATCGTCGAGGTCAACGCGCCAGCGCTCGCCGGGGAGTACGACCCCGCCGACCGCTACCCCTTCCGGTCGGTGGCGGTGCTGTCGCTGGCGTACGCCGTGACGTTCGGGTCGGAGCTGGCCGTCGTGTCGATGCTGCCGACCTTCTTCGGCGACACCTTCGGGCTGTCGGCGGTGGCGGCGGGAGCGACCGCATCGGCGTTCGCGTTCATGAATTTGGCGGCCCGGCCCATCGGGGGGCTGCTCAGCGACGTGATGGGCAGCCGGACGCGGACCCTCCGGGTGATCCTCCTGGGCCTGTCGGCCGGCTACACCCTGATGGCGCTGGTCGGTGCCGCCTGGCCCGTCGCCGCCGCGGTCGCCGCCGCGATGTTCTGCAGCTTCTTCGTCCAGGCAGGTGAGGGGGCCACGTACGCGATCGTGCCGCTCGTCAAGAAGCGGGTCTCGGGGCAGATCTCCGGCATCGTCGGGGCCTACGGCAACGTCGGGGCGTTGGTGTTCCTCACCCTGCTGCTGTTCGCCGGCCCGACGGTGTTCTTCCTCACCATCGGGGCGTCGGCCGTCGTCGCGGCGGCAGCCGGCCGCTTCCTGGTCGAGCCGACCGGCAGCTTCGACGACGTGCACGCCGACGTCGTGACCGCACGGGTGGACGTGACGGACGGCACGCCGGCCCCTGCCGTGGCCTGA